A single genomic interval of Hydractinia symbiolongicarpus strain clone_291-10 chromosome 8, HSymV2.1, whole genome shotgun sequence harbors:
- the LOC130654980 gene encoding myosin heavy chain, fast skeletal muscle-like isoform X2, whose protein sequence is MAEDGEFEQLKKELENKSNEIEDLRTQIEHHKAIINSPDTHEAPMQDAYNLNYDVSVTKTFPHVSHSNMYQSLHGPAMPTFNHNTQAPVNMITTSPSYNPINSYTPANANVEAVVKTFHSHVEDLQRKLKITTEMCAEQDSKYQKSFKEMEMKLRRAINSRDELLKLRQAESNNQQKLIDHLQLAFNKIEKDKTTVEQKLDVNTDLLNTKLKEINELNEKLLKFESQLDNVLSVMVPDLKKLQLDCITDVNNENIVKFLEKFVSCNQKEKDELASQVKTLTAKIETSKSIYEERIKYEKDVLEAHYKEVIKGHVTNLETRNKNVEDLQEEIKNLNETLLNAESSHRKEVERLSETADKGKDRFEAEVMKVENEKEEINQKYGLLQNNFNALKNENENLLLQIETLRKEIQKLSDENKNVQNEMTALVSSNEHQKTSIHELQEKLEITKSNLHDEKMKLQDEVNQKSAQYQQLLLEEKKLKEKLKLVAATVEKDVQHEERQKYEKEIKDVKHVMDDYKSVLEKAKSDLELKDEIIAKNNNSLSELTYTLQISNKKIDHLNKEIQSQEETLNVKENKIVTLLLELDELKAKLDTAEKNETQLAMQLESLNNTVGSYQKEIVMLEKKNIELLRNVDKSNFKSDFIQQEWDKIVSAVNNKNKEIETLQKEKKAIVRKLKQKHDTLKNSETRCKEFVEELNSLKEAYVNIEKERSKLIERCGVAERELEGVYSERNELEAVVVQQEDTQKVERAKLLQRLKISEQDLVLLKSLLDNQKSSDQKAVKVASITQKVVTKQRSELDSLKTKVQWMKEALDVSETIRKDLELQAADKDKSISLLKKDILSLSSQNKQLKLRVEKYRNESDRLHRALKQAAIKYEDVYSLVEKQEMVLKTERESYSAEIETLKRHLSSRTLQKYFVPHNESINTEAVNHGEHLRHLLHNVRDMLSSTLDEMKYTPGSRAEISEEAVKKKLEHDFLHDHSDESRKSIVIVTPATGRNTLKLNEYIERHSEATDMSSAVDLTKYRNSENDRRAKGITTTSSPINDLNSVSTIEANFVADSTLSSISDNVLLSEPLAEKEVTTSLDAVSRLQQKLSNLKDMGTNLTSNNEELTSMMKKHSNKLRKFHDGMA, encoded by the exons ATGGCTGAA GATGGAGAGTTTGAACAACTGAAGAAGGAGTTGGAGAACAAATCTAATGAAATTGAAGACTTAAGAACACAGATAGAACATCATAAG gctATAATAAATTCACCTGATACCCATGAAGCACCAATGCA GGATGCATACAATCTGAATTATGATGTGTCTGTAACGAAGACCTTTCCTCATGTCTCTCATTCAAATATGTATCAAAGTTTGCACGGTCCAGCTATGCCAACTTTCAACCACAATACACAAGCTCCAGTGAATATGATAACTACATCTCCTTCATACAATCCTATTAACAGTTATACTCCAGCAAATGCAAATGTTGAAGCTGTTGTTAAAACCTTTCACAGTCATGTTGAGgatttacaaagaaaattaaagattACCACTGAGATGTGTGCTGAACAAGACTCTAAATAccaaaaatctttcaaagaaatGGAGATGAAGCTGCGAAGGGCAATCAATTCAAGAGATGAGCTTTTGAAGTTAAG ACAAGCTGAATCGAATAACCAACAAAAATTAATTGATCACCTCCAGTTAGCAtttaataaaatagaaaaagacAAAACAACAGTTGAACAAAAATTAGATGTGAATACTGACCTTCTTAACACCAAACTAAAAGAGATTAATGAGTTAAACGAAAAACTTCTTAAGTTTGAATCTCAACTTGACAATGTCCTTAGTGTTATGGTACCAGACTTAAAGAAGTTACAACTTGACTGTATCACTGATGTTAATAATGAGAATATAGTGAAGTTTTTAGAGAAGTTTGTTTCGTGTAATCAGAAAGAAAAAGATGAACTAGCAAGTCAGGTTAAAACATTGACTGCGAAAATAGAAACCAGTAAAAGTATTTATGAAGAACGCATAAAATATGAGAAAGACGTACTTGAGGCTCATTATAAAGAGGTAATCAAGGGTCATGTCACCAATCttgaaacaagaaataaaaatgttgaagACCTTcaggaagaaattaaaaatttaaacgaaACTTTATTAAATGCTGAATCAAGTCACCGTAAAGAAGTTGAAAGGCTTTCTGAAACAGCTGATAAAGGCAAAGACAGATTTGAGGCAGAGGTAATGAAAGTCGAAAATGAAAAGGAGGAAATTAACCAGAAATATGGTCTTCTACAAAACAACTTCAAtgcattaaaaaatgaaaatgaaaatttgtTATTGCAAATAGAAACTCTGagaaaagaaatacaaaaattaagcgacgaaaataaaaatgtacagAATGAAATGACTGCTTTGGTTTCTAGTAACGAACATCAAAAGACATCGATTCATGAACTGCAAGAAAAGCTAGAAATAACCAAATCCAATTTGCATGACGAAAAAATGAAACTTCAAGATGAAGTGAATCAAAAGAGCGCACAATATCAACAACTTTTACttgaggaaaaaaaattaaaagagaagTTGAAATTAGTTGCTGCAACCGTTGAAAAAGATGTACAACATGAAGAAAGACAAAAATAcgagaaagaaataaaagatgTAAAACATGTAATGGATGACTATAAGAGTGTGTTAGAAAAAGCAAAATCTGATTTGGAACTAAAAGATGAAATAATAGCAAAAAACAATAACTCTCTCTCAGAATTAACTTATACTTTGCAAATTTCCAATAAGAAAATTGATCACCTAAACAAAGAGATCCAATCACAAGAAGAGACGCTGAATGTTAAGGAAAACAAAATTGTGACATTGTTGTTAGAGTTGGATGAATTGAAAGCGAAACTAGATACTGCGGAGAAGAATGAAACGCAACTAGCAATGCAATTGGAAAGTTTAAATAACACTGTAGGTAGCTACCAAAAGGAAATTGTTATGTTAGAAAAGAAGAATATAGAGCTACTTCGGAATGTCgataaaagtaattttaaatcaGATTTCATACAACAGGAATGGGACAAAATTGTCAGTGCAGTGAACAATAAGAACAAAGAGATTGAAACATTGCAAAAAGAGAAGAAAGCAATTGtgagaaaattaaaacaaaaacatgataCATTGAAAAACTCTGAAACAAGATGTAAGGAATTTGTTGAGGAATTGAACTCATTGAAAGAGGCTTATGTAAATATTGAGAAAGAACGTAGTAAGTTAATTGAAAGATGTGGTGTAGCAGAGAGAGAGCTAGAAGGTGTATATAGTGAACGAAATGAACTTGAAGCAGTTGTCGTGCAGCAAGAAGACACACAAAAAGTTGAAAGAGCAAAGTTATTGCAGCGTTTGAAAATATCAGAACAAGATCTTGTTTTGTTGAAAAGCCTGTTAGATAACCAGAAATCATCAGATCAAAAAG ctGTAAAAGTAGCCAGTATTACTCAAAAGGTGGTCACAAAACAACGTTCAGAACTCGACTCCCTTAAAACCAA GGTGCAATGGATGAAAGAAGCTTTGGACGTTTCTGAAACG ATAAGAAAAGACCTGGAGCTACAAGCAGCTGATAAAGACAAATCTATTTCACTTTTGAAAAAGGATATTCTGTCTCTCTCTTCTCAAAATAAGCAGTTAAAACTGCGCGTGGAAAAATATCGAAACGAATCCGACCGCTTACACAGAGCCCTGAAACAG GCTGCAATCAAATACGAAGATGTGTACTCATTGGTTGAAAAGCAGGAgatggtgttaaaaacagaaCGTGAATCATACAGTGCTGAGATTGAA ACTTTAAAGAGGCACTTATCATCGAGAACATTGCAGAAATATTTTGTTCCTCATAACGAAAGTATAAATACAGAAGCTGTAAACCATGGAGAACATTTGCGTCATTTGTTGCACAACGTAAGGGATATGCTCTCCTCCACATTGGATGAAATGAAATATACACCGGGTAGTAGAGCGGAAATTAGCGAAGAAGctgtaaaaaagaaattagAACACGACTTTTTACACGATCATTCTGATGAGAGTCGTAAAAGTATAGTTATAGTAACCCCTGCTACTGGTAGAAACACTTTGAAACTGAACGAATACATAGAAAGGCATTCAGAGGCTACGGATATGTCATCAGCTGTAGACCTGACAAAATATCGGAATAGTGAAAATGATAGGAGAGCTAAAGGAATAACAACTACATCGTCCCCTATAAACGACTTAAATTCTGTCTCAACCATCGAGGCTAACTTTGTGGCTGACTCAACTTTATCTTCTATATCGGACAATGTCCTACTTTCGGAGCCTCTGGCAGAAAAAGAAGTCACCACCAGTCTAG ATGCTGTTTCACGTTTGCAACAAAAACTTTCAAATCTTAAGGATATGGGTACGAATTTAACAAGTAATAACGAAG AGCTGACATCCATGatgaaaaaacattcaaacaaaCTTCGGAAATTTCATGACGGAATGGCCTAA
- the LOC130654980 gene encoding myosin heavy chain, fast skeletal muscle-like isoform X1, with translation MAEDGEFEQLKKELENKSNEIEDLRTQIEHHKAIINSPDTHEAPMQDAYNLNYDVSVTKTFPHVSHSNMYQSLHGPAMPTFNHNTQAPVNMITTSPSYNPINSYTPANANVEAVVKTFHSHVEDLQRKLKITTEMCAEQDSKYQKSFKEMEMKLRRAINSRDELLKLRQAESNNQQKLIDHLQLAFNKIEKDKTTVEQKLDVNTDLLNTKLKEINELNEKLLKFESQLDNVLSVMVPDLKKLQLDCITDVNNENIVKFLEKFVSCNQKEKDELASQVKTLTAKIETSKSIYEERIKYEKDVLEAHYKEVIKGHVTNLETRNKNVEDLQEEIKNLNETLLNAESSHRKEVERLSETADKGKDRFEAEVMKVENEKEEINQKYGLLQNNFNALKNENENLLLQIETLRKEIQKLSDENKNVQNEMTALVSSNEHQKTSIHELQEKLEITKSNLHDEKMKLQDEVNQKSAQYQQLLLEEKKLKEKLKLVAATVEKDVQHEERQKYEKEIKDVKHVMDDYKSVLEKAKSDLELKDEIIAKNNNSLSELTYTLQISNKKIDHLNKEIQSQEETLNVKENKIVTLLLELDELKAKLDTAEKNETQLAMQLESLNNTVGSYQKEIVMLEKKNIELLRNVDKSNFKSDFIQQEWDKIVSAVNNKNKEIETLQKEKKAIVRKLKQKHDTLKNSETRCKEFVEELNSLKEAYVNIEKERSKLIERCGVAERELEGVYSERNELEAVVVQQEDTQKVERAKLLQRLKISEQDLVLLKSLLDNQKSSDQKAVKVASITQKVVTKQRSELDSLKTKVQWMKEALDVSETIRKDLELQAADKDKSISLLKKDILSLSSQNKQLKLRVEKYRNESDRLHRALKQAAIKYEDVYSLVEKQEMVLKTERESYSAEIETLKRHLSSRTLQKYFVPHNESINTEAVNHGEHLRHLLHNVRDMLSSTLDEMKYTPGSRAEISEEAVKKKLEHDFLHDHSDESRKSIVIVTPATGRNTLKLNEYIERHSEATDMSSAVDLTKYRNSENDRRAKGITTTSSPINDLNSVSTIEANFVADSTLSSISDNVLLSEPLAEKEVTTSLGNLDAVSRLQQKLSNLKDMGTNLTSNNEELTSMMKKHSNKLRKFHDGMA, from the exons ATGGCTGAA GATGGAGAGTTTGAACAACTGAAGAAGGAGTTGGAGAACAAATCTAATGAAATTGAAGACTTAAGAACACAGATAGAACATCATAAG gctATAATAAATTCACCTGATACCCATGAAGCACCAATGCA GGATGCATACAATCTGAATTATGATGTGTCTGTAACGAAGACCTTTCCTCATGTCTCTCATTCAAATATGTATCAAAGTTTGCACGGTCCAGCTATGCCAACTTTCAACCACAATACACAAGCTCCAGTGAATATGATAACTACATCTCCTTCATACAATCCTATTAACAGTTATACTCCAGCAAATGCAAATGTTGAAGCTGTTGTTAAAACCTTTCACAGTCATGTTGAGgatttacaaagaaaattaaagattACCACTGAGATGTGTGCTGAACAAGACTCTAAATAccaaaaatctttcaaagaaatGGAGATGAAGCTGCGAAGGGCAATCAATTCAAGAGATGAGCTTTTGAAGTTAAG ACAAGCTGAATCGAATAACCAACAAAAATTAATTGATCACCTCCAGTTAGCAtttaataaaatagaaaaagacAAAACAACAGTTGAACAAAAATTAGATGTGAATACTGACCTTCTTAACACCAAACTAAAAGAGATTAATGAGTTAAACGAAAAACTTCTTAAGTTTGAATCTCAACTTGACAATGTCCTTAGTGTTATGGTACCAGACTTAAAGAAGTTACAACTTGACTGTATCACTGATGTTAATAATGAGAATATAGTGAAGTTTTTAGAGAAGTTTGTTTCGTGTAATCAGAAAGAAAAAGATGAACTAGCAAGTCAGGTTAAAACATTGACTGCGAAAATAGAAACCAGTAAAAGTATTTATGAAGAACGCATAAAATATGAGAAAGACGTACTTGAGGCTCATTATAAAGAGGTAATCAAGGGTCATGTCACCAATCttgaaacaagaaataaaaatgttgaagACCTTcaggaagaaattaaaaatttaaacgaaACTTTATTAAATGCTGAATCAAGTCACCGTAAAGAAGTTGAAAGGCTTTCTGAAACAGCTGATAAAGGCAAAGACAGATTTGAGGCAGAGGTAATGAAAGTCGAAAATGAAAAGGAGGAAATTAACCAGAAATATGGTCTTCTACAAAACAACTTCAAtgcattaaaaaatgaaaatgaaaatttgtTATTGCAAATAGAAACTCTGagaaaagaaatacaaaaattaagcgacgaaaataaaaatgtacagAATGAAATGACTGCTTTGGTTTCTAGTAACGAACATCAAAAGACATCGATTCATGAACTGCAAGAAAAGCTAGAAATAACCAAATCCAATTTGCATGACGAAAAAATGAAACTTCAAGATGAAGTGAATCAAAAGAGCGCACAATATCAACAACTTTTACttgaggaaaaaaaattaaaagagaagTTGAAATTAGTTGCTGCAACCGTTGAAAAAGATGTACAACATGAAGAAAGACAAAAATAcgagaaagaaataaaagatgTAAAACATGTAATGGATGACTATAAGAGTGTGTTAGAAAAAGCAAAATCTGATTTGGAACTAAAAGATGAAATAATAGCAAAAAACAATAACTCTCTCTCAGAATTAACTTATACTTTGCAAATTTCCAATAAGAAAATTGATCACCTAAACAAAGAGATCCAATCACAAGAAGAGACGCTGAATGTTAAGGAAAACAAAATTGTGACATTGTTGTTAGAGTTGGATGAATTGAAAGCGAAACTAGATACTGCGGAGAAGAATGAAACGCAACTAGCAATGCAATTGGAAAGTTTAAATAACACTGTAGGTAGCTACCAAAAGGAAATTGTTATGTTAGAAAAGAAGAATATAGAGCTACTTCGGAATGTCgataaaagtaattttaaatcaGATTTCATACAACAGGAATGGGACAAAATTGTCAGTGCAGTGAACAATAAGAACAAAGAGATTGAAACATTGCAAAAAGAGAAGAAAGCAATTGtgagaaaattaaaacaaaaacatgataCATTGAAAAACTCTGAAACAAGATGTAAGGAATTTGTTGAGGAATTGAACTCATTGAAAGAGGCTTATGTAAATATTGAGAAAGAACGTAGTAAGTTAATTGAAAGATGTGGTGTAGCAGAGAGAGAGCTAGAAGGTGTATATAGTGAACGAAATGAACTTGAAGCAGTTGTCGTGCAGCAAGAAGACACACAAAAAGTTGAAAGAGCAAAGTTATTGCAGCGTTTGAAAATATCAGAACAAGATCTTGTTTTGTTGAAAAGCCTGTTAGATAACCAGAAATCATCAGATCAAAAAG ctGTAAAAGTAGCCAGTATTACTCAAAAGGTGGTCACAAAACAACGTTCAGAACTCGACTCCCTTAAAACCAA GGTGCAATGGATGAAAGAAGCTTTGGACGTTTCTGAAACG ATAAGAAAAGACCTGGAGCTACAAGCAGCTGATAAAGACAAATCTATTTCACTTTTGAAAAAGGATATTCTGTCTCTCTCTTCTCAAAATAAGCAGTTAAAACTGCGCGTGGAAAAATATCGAAACGAATCCGACCGCTTACACAGAGCCCTGAAACAG GCTGCAATCAAATACGAAGATGTGTACTCATTGGTTGAAAAGCAGGAgatggtgttaaaaacagaaCGTGAATCATACAGTGCTGAGATTGAA ACTTTAAAGAGGCACTTATCATCGAGAACATTGCAGAAATATTTTGTTCCTCATAACGAAAGTATAAATACAGAAGCTGTAAACCATGGAGAACATTTGCGTCATTTGTTGCACAACGTAAGGGATATGCTCTCCTCCACATTGGATGAAATGAAATATACACCGGGTAGTAGAGCGGAAATTAGCGAAGAAGctgtaaaaaagaaattagAACACGACTTTTTACACGATCATTCTGATGAGAGTCGTAAAAGTATAGTTATAGTAACCCCTGCTACTGGTAGAAACACTTTGAAACTGAACGAATACATAGAAAGGCATTCAGAGGCTACGGATATGTCATCAGCTGTAGACCTGACAAAATATCGGAATAGTGAAAATGATAGGAGAGCTAAAGGAATAACAACTACATCGTCCCCTATAAACGACTTAAATTCTGTCTCAACCATCGAGGCTAACTTTGTGGCTGACTCAACTTTATCTTCTATATCGGACAATGTCCTACTTTCGGAGCCTCTGGCAGAAAAAGAAGTCACCACCAGTCTAG GTAATTTAGATGCTGTTTCACGTTTGCAACAAAAACTTTCAAATCTTAAGGATATGGGTACGAATTTAACAAGTAATAACGAAG AGCTGACATCCATGatgaaaaaacattcaaacaaaCTTCGGAAATTTCATGACGGAATGGCCTAA